Below is a genomic region from Methanocorpusculum vombati.
GAGCAGGTCAGATGCGGCACGCTCGACCCTGCCGCCGCCGGGCAGCTGATCAGCAGTCTTCCCGTCGACGAAGTTGCCAACCTCGACCTCAATCGTGCAGACCGCTGCGGTATCCCGGAGGTTGTCTTAGCCGAAGGAAAAGACACCGACGCGCTGGTAAAAATCATGCACAGCTACGTCCGGGCTGCAGGCCGTGTTCTCGCAAGCCGCATCAGCCCCGAACAGGTACAGGCCGTTCTCGCGCATCTCCCGGACGGCATCATCGCCGACTACCGCGAGATCTGCCGCATCCTCATCCTCTCGGACGGCACCGTTCCGGCCCCCTCGGGCGGAACGGTTGCAATCGTAACTGCCGGAACCTCCGACATCCGTGTTGCCGAGGAAGCCCGCGCCATCGCCGAAGAGATGGGGGCATCTGTCCTGACAGCCTACGACGTAGGCGTTGCCGGAATCCAC
It encodes:
- the larB gene encoding nickel pincer cofactor biosynthesis protein LarB translates to MPDHHTLPEILEQVRCGTLDPAAAGQLISSLPVDEVANLDLNRADRCGIPEVVLAEGKDTDALVKIMHSYVRAAGRVLASRISPEQVQAVLAHLPDGIIADYREICRILILSDGTVPAPSGGTVAIVTAGTSDIRVAEEARAIAEEMGASVLTAYDVGVAGIHRLFPALEKLRDADIYVVCAGREGTLPSVVAGLVNKPVIGVPVSTGYGYMGHGEAALASMLQSCAAITVVNIDAGFTAGAVAARTAALIGGTK